The region TATGAATCTCGTCAATAAACAGAATGGCGTTGGGATCCTTGCGGAGCGCGTTCAGTACGGCCTTGAGCCGCTCCTCGAACTGGCCGCGGAACTTCGTGCCGGCCAAAACCGAGCCCATGTCCAGGGAATAGATCCGCGCATCCTTGAGCACCTCGGGCACCTCGCCGTTGGCGATCTGCAGCGCCAGCCCGTCGGCGATAGCCGTTTTTCCCACCCCGGAATCGCCGACATACACCGGGTTGTTTTTCCGCCGCCGGCACAGCACGTGGATGGTGCGTTCGACCTCGACCTCGCGGCCGATCAGAGGGTCGATCTCACCGTCTCTGGCGCGCTGGACCAGGTCGGCGGTGAAAGCCTTGAGCGGGTCTTTGGCCGGACGGGGATCGTCCTCGTCGTCCACACCCTCGGCCTCCGGCTGGGCGGCCGACTCGTCGTCCTCGTCGTCGGGTTGGACCTTGGAGATGCCGTGCGAGATGTAGTTCAGCACGTCCAGGCGGCTGATGCCCTGCTTTTGCAGAAAGTATACAGCGTGGCTGTTTTCTTCCCGGAACAGCGCGACCAGAAAGTTGCGCCCCTCGACCAGGTCTTTGCCGCTGGACTGGACGTGCATGGCCGCCCGCTGCAAGACCCGCTGAAAGCCCGAGGTTTGCTGGGGGTCGACGTCGCTCTCTTCGGACAGCGCCTCGATGTTGTCCTCGAAGAACTGCACCAGATCCTTTTGCAGCTGTTCAACCTCGCCGCCACAGTTGCGCAGGATTTCGGCCACATCCTCGTCAAACGACAGGGC is a window of Desulfurellaceae bacterium DNA encoding:
- a CDS encoding AAA family ATPase, coding for MQISREFEIALTLAIKEARQRRHEFLCLEHVLYALSFDEDVAEILRNCGGEVEQLQKDLVQFFEDNIEALSEESDVDPQQTSGFQRVLQRAAMHVQSSGKDLVEGRNFLVALFREENSHAVYFLQKQGISRLDVLNYISHGISKVQPDDEDDESAAQPEAEGVDDEDDPRPAKDPLKAFTADLVQRARDGEIDPLIGREVEVERTIHVLCRRRKNNPVYVGDSGVGKTAIADGLALQIANGEVPEVLKDARIYSLDMGSVLAGTKFRGQFEERLKAVLNALRKDPNAILFIDEIH